Part of the Candidatus Methylomirabilota bacterium genome, GCCAGGCTCCACATGTCGCGAAGGAATTGGCGAAGGTTCGTCATCGGCCGGCTCTCGGCAGTTTGTGGGTTCATGCGCCCAGTATGGCCGACCATCCAGCTTCTGGGTAGTCGCTGCGATGGGAATGCCTTATACTCGGTAGGCTTGACTGTTTGGAGAGGTGGCCGAGTCGGCCGAAGGCAGCCGCCTGCTAAGCGGTTACAGGGGCAAAACCTCTGTCCCGGGTTCGAATCCCGGCCTCTCCGCCAGAATGCGCCCTTAGCTCAGTTGGATAGAGCGTCGGACTACGAATCCGAAGGCCAGAGGTTCGACTCCTCTAGGGCGCACCATTTTTTCAGTGGGTTGCGGAGAGTGAGGGCGGATGCGAGGCCCTCACTCTCCGCGTTCTGTCACGAGTTCGTGCTCGGCACCGTGCCCACGCGAGAAAACATGGCTCGACCAGCACGCTCTTCACCGCGGACCTCGACCTCCGAACGGACCGGCGTGGACGCGACGTCTGCCCTCATGAGGCACGGCTGATCGATGCGCGCCGTGCTCTGTCGCGCGTGGGGAGCGGTCGAGGGTCTCCAGCTCGGCGACGCGCCGCCGCCCATTCCTGCCGACGGTGAGGTGGTCATCGCGGTCAGGGCGGCGGGGATCAACTACGCCGATGCCATCATGGTGGCCGGGCGTTACCAGACGAAGCCGCCGCTGCCGTTCAGCCCCGGCCTCGAGGCGGCGGGGATTGTCGCCGCCTGCGGAGACCGAGTGACACGCTTCAGGCCGGGCGACCGCGTGATGGCGATCCTGGCCCACGGCGGCCTCGCCGAGCTCGCGGCCGCTCCCGAGGCGGAAACCTTCGCCATTCCCGACCGCATGAGCTTCGAGGAGGCCGGCGCCTTTCCTGTCGCATACATCTCGAGCCACGTCGCCCTCCGCTGGCAGGCCCGGCTCGAGCTGGGCGAGACGCTCCTGGTGCTGGGAGCGGCGGGAGGCGTGGGGCTCACCGCCGTCGAGATCGGCAAGGCCATGGGCGCGCGCGTGATTGCCGCGGCCAGCACGGCCGAGAAGCTCGCGGTGGCCCAAGAGCGCGGGGCGGATGACGGCGTCAATTATGTTGAGGAAAAGCTCACGGACCGCGTGATGGCGCTGACGGACGGCAAGGGCGCCGACGTGTGCTTCGATCCCGTCGGCGGAGATCTCTTCGACTCCGCCCTATCGTCGCTCGGGTGGGGCGGCCGCATCCTCCTCATTGGCTTCGTGGCCGGCGTGCCGCAGATCCCCGCGAACCGGCTCCTCGTGAAGCATCGCGCCGCGCTCGGATCCTCGTTGCGGTACTTCCGCTGGCACGCGCCGGACAAGCTCCGCCGGTCCGTCGAGGAGCTCGTGCAGTGGTACGGCGAGGGCAAGCTCCGGCCGCTCGTCACGCACCGTCTGCCCCTCGAGCAGAGCGTGGAGGCGATCCGGCTGCTCACGGACCGCAAGGCCCACGGCAAGGTCGTGGTGGTGGTGGAGCCGCGATGATGGAGATCCGCGTGGAGCAGCACGGGCGGCACATCGTGATGGTGACCATCGACAACCAGCGGCGCCTCAACGCTATGACCAGGCCGATGATGGCGGAGCTTGGGCGGGTGTGGGACGAGCTCGGGCGGGGCGACTGCCGCTGCATCGTGCTGACGGGAGCGGGCGACCGCGCCTTCTGCGCCGGGGCCGACGTCAGCGGCGATCTCTCGGCCAGCGCGGAGACCGCGAAGATCGTCAGCCACGCGCTCCTGAAGACCGACGCGTACTCGAAGCCGATCGTGGCCGCGGTCAACGGCGACTGCGTGGGCGGCGGGCTGGAGCTCCTCCTCTCCACGGATATCCGGGCCGCCGCGCCCCACGCGCGGTTCGGCCTTCCCGAGGTGCGCTGGTCGATCTATCCGTTCGGCGGCGCCACCGTCAAGCTGATCCAGCAGATCGGGCACGTCCACGCGATGGATCTCCTGCTCACCGGTCGGCTCGTGGATGCGGGCGAGGCGGTGCGCCTGGGGCTCGTCAACCGCGTCGTGCCTGCCCCCGACCTCACGGCGTGGGCGCTCGAGACCGCGGAGGCCATCGCGGCCAACAGCCCATCCGCGGTGCAGGCGGTGAAGCAGCAGATCAGCGCGACGATCGCCGATCACGCGCGCTCACGCGAGGCCCTCGACCAGGAGCTCGGCGACCAGGTGCGGGCCAGCGCGGAGTTCACCGAGGGTGTCGCCGCGTTTCGGGAGAAGCGCCCGCCCCGCTACGAGTGACCGGCGGCCCGTCTGGCGCCACGACTGGTGCACCGGGACGGTGGCGAGTGCTAGCATACGCGCATCATGACCCCGGGGACCCCGCCGTCAGCGCCCGATGTGCGCATGGAGCGCGATGCGCGCGTCCTCACGCTAACCTTCGATCGTCCGGGCGACCAGAACCGGCTCACCCGCGAGGTTCTCCTGACGATG contains:
- a CDS encoding NADPH:quinone oxidoreductase family protein, with the translated sequence MRAVLCRAWGAVEGLQLGDAPPPIPADGEVVIAVRAAGINYADAIMVAGRYQTKPPLPFSPGLEAAGIVAACGDRVTRFRPGDRVMAILAHGGLAELAAAPEAETFAIPDRMSFEEAGAFPVAYISSHVALRWQARLELGETLLVLGAAGGVGLTAVEIGKAMGARVIAAASTAEKLAVAQERGADDGVNYVEEKLTDRVMALTDGKGADVCFDPVGGDLFDSALSSLGWGGRILLIGFVAGVPQIPANRLLVKHRAALGSSLRYFRWHAPDKLRRSVEELVQWYGEGKLRPLVTHRLPLEQSVEAIRLLTDRKAHGKVVVVVEPR
- a CDS encoding enoyl-CoA hydratase-related protein; this translates as MMEIRVEQHGRHIVMVTIDNQRRLNAMTRPMMAELGRVWDELGRGDCRCIVLTGAGDRAFCAGADVSGDLSASAETAKIVSHALLKTDAYSKPIVAAVNGDCVGGGLELLLSTDIRAAAPHARFGLPEVRWSIYPFGGATVKLIQQIGHVHAMDLLLTGRLVDAGEAVRLGLVNRVVPAPDLTAWALETAEAIAANSPSAVQAVKQQISATIADHARSREALDQELGDQVRASAEFTEGVAAFREKRPPRYE